Proteins encoded in a region of the Zea mays cultivar B73 chromosome 2, Zm-B73-REFERENCE-NAM-5.0, whole genome shotgun sequence genome:
- the LOC100382204 gene encoding putative cytochrome P450 superfamily protein, which yields MPLYLLAAGALIVFLYVINNRRSSKLPPSPPSLPLIGHLHLIGRLAHRSLLELQLRYGGGGGLLFLQLGRRPTLVVSTAAVAADLFKNHDLAFASRPRSVGGDKLMYGCSNVSFAPYGENWRRGKKIAVVHLLSPRRVESFAPVRVAEVAALVARTRRTAEAGEAVEMRELLYGYTNAVVTRAATGAAGATAEKLKQLMGNSAALMAGFQPEDVLPDAPARFVRWATGLDKKIEDMAEAWDKFLSDIVAAHKEKGCGDAGEEAEDFLDVLLRLREEGADGLELTDDRIKATIEDMIAAATETSSQTLEWTMAELIANPRVMSKLQGEIARVVSADQTTIAEPDLNKMEYLRAVFKEVLRLHPPAPLLVPHESTTPAVVQGYEIPAKTALFVNVWAIGRDPAVWDAPDEFRPERFVGGSPSVDFRGTDYQFIPFGAGRRICPGINFALPVLELALVSLLHHFEWELPAGMRLEDLDMGEAPGLTTPRRIPLVLVPKRRTLVQTLLQ from the exons ATGCCTCTTTACCTGCTCGCCGCCGGCGCGCTTATTGTCTTCCTCTACGTTATCAACAACCGCAGGAGCAGCAAGCTCCCGCCGTCTCCGCCGTCGCTACCACTGATCGGCCACCTTCACCTCATCGGCCGCCTCGCGCACCGATCCTTGCTAGAGCTGCAGCTTCGctatggcggcggcggcggtctcCTCTTCCTGCAACTCGGGCGTAGGCCGACCTTGGTCGTGTCCACTGCGGCCGTGGCCGCGGATCTGTTCAAGAACCACGACCTCGCCTTCGCCTCCCGCCCACGCAGCGTGGGAGGGGATAAGCTGATGTATGGGTGCAGCAACGTGTCGTTCGCGCCTTACGGCGAGAACTGGCGCCGGGGCAAGAAGATCGCGGTGGTCCACCTCCTCTCTCCGCGGCGCGTGGAATCTTTCGCGCCCGTACGGGTTGCCGAGGTAGCCGCGCTCGTCGCACGGACACGCCGCACCGCGGAGGCTGGGGAGGCCGTGGAGATGAGGGAGCTCCTGTACGGCTACACCAACGCGGTGGTCACCCGCGCGGCCACCGGTGCCGCTGGGGCAACAGCAGAGAAGCTGAAACAGCTGATGGGGAACTCCGCAGCGCTGATGGCGGGCTTCCAACCCGAAGACGTGCTGCCGGACGCACCGGCGAGGTTTGTGAGATGGGCGACGGGCCTCGATAAGAAGATCGAAGACATGGCCGAGGCGTGGGACAAGTTCCTGTCCGATATAGTGGCCGCACACAAGGAAAAGGGGTGTGGCGACGCAGGGGAGGAGGCTGAGGACTTCTTGGATGTCTTGCTCCGGCTGCGGGAAGAAGGCGCAGATGGGCTCGAGCTCACAGACGATCGCATCAAAGCTACCATCGAG GACATGATAGCTGCTGCAACTGAAACATCATCCCAAACGCTGGAATGGACCATGGCCGAACTCATTGCCAACCCGCGGGTGATGAGCAAGCTCCAAGGCGAGATAGCGCGAGTCGTCAGCGCCGATCAGACGACCATCGCTGAACCGGACCTGAACAAAATGGAGTACCTGAGGGCAGTGTTCAAAGAGGTGCTTCGGCTCCACCCACCAGCGCCGCTCCTCGTCCCGCACGAATCAACAACGCCCGCGGTTGTGCAGGGCTACGAGATTCCGGCCAAGACGGCGCTCTTCGTCAACGTGTGGGCCATCGGGCGGGACCCTGCTGTGTGGGACGCACCGGACGAGTTCCGCCCAGAGCGGTTCGTGGGCGGCAGTCCCTCGGTGGACTTCAGAGGGACCGACTACCAGTTCATCCCGTTCGGCGCCGGCCGGAGGATCTGCCCCGGCATCAACTTCGCGCTGCCAGTCTTGGAGCTCGCGCTCGTCAGCCTCCTGCACCACTTCGAATGGGAGCTCCCCGCCGGCATGCGCCTGGAGGACCTCGACATGGGCGAGGCGCCGGGGCTGACGACGCCGCGGCGGATTCCGCTCGTCCTAGTCCCCAAGCGCAGGACGCTCGTTCAGACATTACTGCAGTAG